Proteins encoded together in one Scytonema millei VB511283 window:
- a CDS encoding carboxypeptidase M32 yields MQTLEKTEPKLAQLKTLLTEINDIESAASLLYWDQATYMPPEGAAARGRQLATLAQIAHTKFTDSQIGQLLEDLRPYEQSLAYDSDEASLIRITRHDYDRAINIPPAFTAKFSQHTAECYEVWAKARATNDFATVAPYLEKTLELSRDRANFFPGYEHIADPLIADADYGMTVKSVRSLFTQLRQELVPIVEAIAAQPVADASCLHQHFPEAEQLDFSFKVIEQLGYDFQRGRQDKTLHPFMIKFSTGDVRITTRVRENDLNEGLFSTIHETGHALYEQGVNRAYEATPLAGGTSAGVHESQSRLWENMVGRSRPFWKCFYPQLQETFPQQLGKVDLETFYRAINKVERSLIRTDADEVTYNLHVLIRFDLELQLLEGKLAVRDLPDAWNERYKSDLGITPPSDSIGVLQDVHWYGGAIGGAFQGYTLGNLMSAQFFATATQLHPEIPQQIASGNFTTLHDWLQQNLYQHGRKYTAAELIQRVTGSPLQIEPFISYIKQKFGELYGI; encoded by the coding sequence ATGCAAACCCTGGAAAAGACAGAACCCAAACTCGCCCAACTTAAAACCCTCCTGACAGAGATTAACGACATTGAGTCGGCTGCTTCCCTTCTCTATTGGGATCAAGCAACGTATATGCCTCCCGAAGGTGCAGCAGCACGGGGAAGGCAACTAGCAACGCTCGCGCAGATTGCCCACACGAAATTTACCGATTCGCAAATCGGACAACTATTAGAAGATTTACGCCCCTACGAACAAAGCTTAGCCTACGATTCAGATGAAGCAAGCCTGATCCGCATCACGCGCCACGACTACGATCGCGCAATTAATATTCCCCCTGCTTTTACAGCTAAGTTTTCACAACATACGGCTGAGTGTTATGAAGTTTGGGCAAAGGCAAGGGCTACAAATGATTTTGCTACAGTTGCGCCTTATTTAGAAAAGACATTAGAACTGAGTCGCGATCGCGCTAACTTTTTTCCTGGGTACGAGCATATTGCCGATCCACTGATTGCAGACGCAGATTATGGCATGACAGTCAAGAGCGTGCGATCGCTATTTACTCAACTACGTCAGGAACTCGTCCCCATTGTTGAAGCAATTGCTGCTCAACCCGTAGCTGATGCATCTTGCTTGCACCAGCATTTCCCCGAAGCCGAACAACTCGATTTCAGTTTCAAAGTTATCGAACAACTCGGTTACGATTTTCAACGGGGACGACAGGACAAAACCCTACACCCCTTCATGATTAAATTTTCTACGGGAGATGTCCGCATCACCACCCGCGTGCGCGAAAATGACTTGAACGAAGGGCTATTTAGTACGATTCACGAAACCGGACACGCACTCTACGAACAGGGAGTGAATCGGGCATACGAAGCCACGCCACTAGCGGGAGGAACTTCAGCGGGAGTGCATGAAAGTCAATCGCGGTTGTGGGAAAATATGGTGGGCAGAAGTCGTCCTTTTTGGAAATGCTTTTATCCCCAGTTGCAGGAAACCTTTCCCCAACAGTTAGGAAAAGTTGACTTAGAGACATTTTACCGAGCGATTAACAAAGTCGAGCGATCGCTCATTCGCACCGATGCCGATGAAGTAACCTATAACCTCCATGTCTTAATTCGTTTCGACCTGGAATTGCAGTTATTAGAGGGTAAATTAGCAGTTCGCGACCTTCCTGACGCTTGGAACGAACGTTACAAATCCGACCTTGGCATTACCCCACCCAGTGATAGTATTGGTGTTTTACAGGATGTCCACTGGTACGGTGGCGCGATTGGCGGCGCGTTCCAAGGGTATACCCTCGGTAACTTAATGAGCGCTCAATTCTTTGCTACTGCAACGCAACTACATCCAGAAATTCCTCAACAAATCGCCTCTGGTAACTTTACCACCTTGCACGACTGGCTGCAACAAAACCTCTACCAACACGGTCGCAAGTATACGGCGGCGGAATTAATCCAACGGGTGACTGGTAGTCCCCTGCAAATCGAACCCTTTATCAGCTACATCAAACAGAAATTTGGCGAATTGTATGGAATTTAG
- a CDS encoding sucrose synthase, whose product MSELLQAVLDSEERSDLRQFFSEIRHQDKKYLLRNDILMSYVEYCNKYQKSAEFYSGSHLGKLIYYTQEIILENGNLCLIIRQKIASQEFYRITEDLMIEVLTIQELLDVRDRFVNRYHPNEGDILELDFGPFYDYTPTIRDPKNIGKGVQYLNRYLSSKLFQDPRQWLESMFNFLQVHQYDGIQLLINGRIKSHQQLSDQIKRAIAFVGDRPSEEPYENFKFDLQMMGFEPGWGNTAGRVQDTLSILDELIDSPDPQTLEAFISRIPMIFKIALVSSHGWFGQEGVLGRPDTGGQVVYILDQVKSLEKQLQEDTTLAGLDGMNVKPKVVILTRLIPNSDGTLCNQRLEKVYGTENAWILRVPLREFNPKLTQNWISRFELWPYLETFAIDAEKELLAELHGKPDLIIGNYSDGNLVAFLLSRRMKITQCNIAHALEKSKYLFSNLYWQDLEDKYHFSLQFTADLIAMNAANFVISSTYQEIVGTRDSVGQYESYKSFTMPDLYHVVSGVELFSPKFNVVPPGVNESYYFPYSRMEDRIQSDRERVEDLLFTLDDPVQAYGKLDDPSKRPIFSVARLDRIKNLTGLAECFGKSEALQEHCNLILIAGKLRVEESEDNEEKDEIVKLYSIIDQYNLHGKIRWLGVRLPKSASGEVYRVIADRHGIFVQPALFEAFGLTVLEAMISGLPTFATQFGGPLEIIQDKVNGFYINPTHLEETADKILDFVTKCEQNPNYWYEISTRGIDRVYSTYTWKIHTTRLLSLARIYGFWNFISKENREDLLRYLEALFYLIYRPRAQQLLEQHMHR is encoded by the coding sequence ATGTCCGAACTGCTGCAAGCTGTTCTCGATAGTGAAGAAAGAAGCGATCTGCGCCAGTTTTTTAGCGAGATTCGCCATCAAGATAAGAAGTACTTGTTGAGAAATGACATTCTGATGTCGTATGTCGAGTATTGCAATAAGTACCAAAAGTCGGCTGAATTTTATAGCGGTTCTCATTTGGGTAAGCTAATTTACTATACCCAAGAAATCATTCTAGAAAATGGCAATCTTTGTTTAATTATCCGCCAAAAAATTGCCAGTCAAGAATTCTATCGAATCACAGAAGATTTGATGATAGAAGTGCTGACGATACAGGAATTACTTGATGTTCGCGATCGCTTTGTCAACCGTTACCATCCAAATGAAGGGGATATTCTCGAACTCGATTTTGGACCTTTTTACGATTACACTCCAACCATTCGCGACCCGAAAAATATTGGGAAAGGGGTACAGTATCTCAACCGCTATCTTTCCAGCAAATTGTTTCAAGACCCCAGACAATGGTTGGAAAGTATGTTTAACTTCCTCCAGGTACATCAATACGATGGAATTCAACTGCTAATTAACGGCAGAATTAAGTCCCATCAACAATTATCCGATCAAATCAAAAGAGCGATCGCATTTGTGGGCGATCGCCCCAGTGAAGAACCCTACGAAAATTTCAAATTTGACTTACAAATGATGGGGTTTGAACCTGGCTGGGGTAACACGGCAGGACGGGTACAGGACACTTTAAGTATTCTCGATGAATTGATCGATTCTCCCGATCCGCAAACCCTGGAAGCTTTTATTTCCCGGATTCCGATGATCTTTAAGATCGCCCTTGTCTCTTCCCACGGCTGGTTCGGACAAGAGGGAGTTTTGGGACGACCCGATACAGGGGGTCAGGTGGTATACATCCTCGACCAGGTAAAAAGTTTAGAAAAACAGTTGCAGGAAGATACAACCCTGGCGGGTTTGGATGGAATGAATGTGAAGCCGAAAGTTGTCATTCTCACCCGCTTAATTCCTAATAGCGACGGAACTCTTTGCAATCAAAGATTAGAGAAAGTTTACGGAACGGAAAATGCTTGGATCTTGCGCGTCCCGTTGCGAGAATTCAATCCTAAACTGACACAAAACTGGATCTCGCGGTTTGAGTTATGGCCCTACCTAGAAACTTTCGCGATCGATGCTGAGAAGGAATTACTAGCAGAATTGCATGGAAAACCCGATCTAATTATCGGTAACTATTCTGATGGTAATTTAGTCGCATTCTTACTATCGCGACGGATGAAGATTACTCAGTGTAATATTGCCCACGCGCTAGAAAAGTCTAAATATTTGTTTAGTAATCTGTACTGGCAAGACTTAGAAGATAAATATCACTTCTCATTACAGTTTACTGCCGATTTAATTGCCATGAATGCGGCTAATTTTGTGATTAGCAGCACCTACCAAGAAATTGTCGGGACTCGCGATAGCGTAGGGCAATATGAATCGTACAAATCTTTCACAATGCCGGATTTGTACCACGTTGTTAGCGGAGTCGAACTATTTAGCCCTAAATTTAACGTGGTTCCGCCTGGGGTGAATGAAAGTTACTACTTCCCGTATTCACGGATGGAAGATCGGATACAAAGCGATCGCGAACGGGTAGAAGACCTATTATTTACCTTAGACGATCCCGTTCAAGCTTACGGCAAACTCGACGACCCCAGCAAGCGTCCGATTTTCTCGGTAGCCAGGTTAGACCGGATCAAAAACTTAACTGGTTTAGCTGAGTGTTTTGGTAAAAGCGAAGCGTTGCAAGAACATTGCAATCTCATCTTAATTGCTGGAAAATTGCGCGTTGAAGAATCGGAAGACAACGAAGAAAAGGATGAAATTGTCAAGCTTTACAGCATCATCGACCAGTACAATTTGCATGGTAAGATTCGCTGGTTAGGGGTACGCTTGCCTAAATCTGCTTCTGGGGAAGTTTATCGCGTCATTGCAGACCGTCACGGTATTTTCGTGCAGCCAGCGTTATTTGAAGCTTTCGGCTTAACTGTATTAGAGGCGATGATTTCTGGCTTACCGACTTTTGCCACTCAGTTCGGGGGACCGTTGGAAATCATTCAAGATAAGGTAAATGGTTTTTACATCAACCCAACACATCTAGAGGAAACAGCCGATAAAATTTTGGATTTTGTGACGAAATGCGAACAAAATCCTAATTATTGGTATGAAAT